A region of Asterias amurensis chromosome 20, ASM3211899v1 DNA encodes the following proteins:
- the LOC139952192 gene encoding membrane progestin receptor beta-like, which yields MKISIGYRDDNQPPGLRAEEVPLQFREPYVEVGYRKPYQPLTFYLKSFFQIHNESLNVWTHAIACIAIVFQGIRLCSMIDMERDPYAPMFRMFLISSVTYLFLSACAHLFQSINEIGHHVCFFIDYMGVSIYCFAAGMAQVHFCSLPWVYNLLQGFYVPLHWLLSFLVCFCCSYSKYRYKRPYPFARKVWQMSSVAAGYIVAILPIFTRLLFQGFSIFHDIAMFYHVIQVACFLIGSFFFAAPFPQKFSPGNFDIVGHGHQLFHIFMALVSYTEAEAVYRDYIDRRNVYSSLFTPTPSLVYGYFILLVVANFTVVIVLGHKVKARLDREKEE from the coding sequence ATGAAAATCTCCATCGGTTACCGAGATGACAACCAGCCGCCCGGCCTACGCGCCGAAGAGGTGCCTCTCCAGTTTAGGGAGCCGTACGTGGAGGTCGGCTACCGGAAGCCCTACCAGCCTCTCACCTTCTACCTTAAGAGCTTCTTCCAGATTCACAACGAAAGCCTGAATGTGTGGACCCACGCCATCGCCTGCATCGCCATCGTATTCCAAGGAATCCGTTTGTGCTCCATGATCGACATGGAGAGGGATCCGTACGCTCCGATGTTCCGGATGTTCCTGATCAGCAGCGTGACGTACCTGTTCCTCAGTGCATGCGCACACTTGTTCCAGTCCATCAACGAGATCGGCCACCACGTGTGTTTCTTCATCGACTACATGGGAGTCAGCATCTACTGTTTTGCCGCCGGGATGGCTCAAGTTCATTTCTGCTCTCTGCCCTGGGTCTACAACCTCCTCCAGGGGTTTTACGTACCGCTGCATTGGCTGCTGTCGTTCCTCGTCTGTTTCTGCTGTAGTTACTCAAAGTATCGCTACAAGCGTCCGTACCCCTTTGCCCGAAAAGTCTGGCAAATGTCGTCGGTCGCGGCGGGGTACATCGTCGCCATTCTACCCATCTTTACGCGTCTTCTCTTCCAGGGATTCTCGATTTTTCATGATATCGCGATGTTTTACCACGTAATCCAGGTTGCCTGTTTTCTGATTGGATCATTCTTCTTCGCCGCGCCCTTCCCGCAGAAGTTCTCGCCTGGTAACTTTGACATCGTCGGTCATGGGCATCAGCTCTTTCATATTTTCATGGCGCTGGTGTCGTACACGGAAGCGGAGGCGGTGTATCGAGATTACATCGACCGGAGGAACGTCTACTCAAGTCTTTTTACCCCCACACCatcacttgtgtatggttatttTATTCTACTTGTGGTCGCTAATTTCACCGTTGTTATTGTATTAGGACATAAAGTTAAGGCTAGGTTAGACAGGGAAAAAGAAGAATGA